A portion of the Paenibacillus hamazuiensis genome contains these proteins:
- the rpmD gene encoding 50S ribosomal protein L30, whose amino-acid sequence MAKQLQVTLKRSLIGRPEAQRKTVAALGLRKLHQSVVHADNAAIRGMLNQVNHLIEVKEVEA is encoded by the coding sequence ATGGCTAAGCAATTGCAAGTTACACTCAAGCGCAGCCTTATTGGTCGCCCGGAAGCACAACGCAAAACGGTGGCAGCTCTTGGATTGCGTAAGCTTCATCAATCGGTCGTTCATGCCGACAATGCAGCGATCCGCGGCATGTTGAATCAAGTGAACCATTTGATCGAAGTGAAAGAAGTCGAAGCTTAA